The following are from one region of the Nicotiana tabacum cultivar K326 chromosome 3, ASM71507v2, whole genome shotgun sequence genome:
- the LOC107819054 gene encoding uncharacterized protein LOC107819054, whose protein sequence is MLLSDVPEQQEEQMGGAAMPQPPQNWPQNEGQAIRSSKSRNDSHETKKSLDSSANEEQSKRPRGPTIMHSGWRKDGGILHVELNNLNQAIGPDATTLSSKLGVITRNGILAPLNHKDWRLVPKLYKNRIWAHIKENTDATKDMRRMLMILVGSKWKEWKHEAKMIGFKPYNNDIEHLAKRPDMVEEDQWRALVHYWSSNEAKEKSERNKESRRKLSMPHTSGRKSHSQIIDDVCHIYYKLSAIYISILIFLNIFATNFLLFK, encoded by the exons ATGCTTCTGTCTGATGTTCCGGagcaacaagaagaacaaatgggAGGTGCGGCGATGCCTCAACCACCTCAAAACTGGCCACAAAATGAAGGACAAGCTATTCGATCCAGTAAATCAAGAAATGATTCACATGAAACAAAAAAATCCCTAG ACTCTAGTGCTAATGAAGAGCAATCTAAGCGACCTAGGGGTCCTACTATAATGCACTCAGGATGGAgaaaagatggtggcattttacATGTTGAGTTGAATAATCTTAATCAAGCTATTGGACCTGATGCAACTACATTGAGTTCAAAACTTGGAGTCATAACACGAAATGGCATTTTAGCTCCTTTAAATCATAAAGATTGGAGGCTTGTGCCTAAACTGTACAAGAATAGGATATGGGCTCATATTAAG GAAAATACTGATGCAACTAAGGATATGAGacgtatgttgatgatattggtTGGATCTAAATGGAAAGAATGGAAGCATGAAGCAAAAATGATTGGTTTTAAGCCATACAACAACGATATCGAGCACTTAGCTAAACGTCCAGACATGGTAGAAGAAGACCAGTGGCGTGCATTAGTTCATTATTGGAGCTCTAATGAAGCAAAG GAAAAGAGCGAGAGGAACAAAGAAAGTCGAAGGAAGTTGAGTATGCCACACACATCAGGAAGAAAAAGTCATTCTCAAATTATAGATGATGTATGCCATATTTACTATAAGCTTTCTGCAATTTATATATCAATACTTATTTTCTTGAATATCTTTGCTACAAATTTTTTACTATTTAAATAG